A region from the Melanotaenia boesemani isolate fMelBoe1 chromosome 11, fMelBoe1.pri, whole genome shotgun sequence genome encodes:
- the ido1 gene encoding indoleamine 2,3-dioxygenase 1: MASPETDPTSPFTLDPYHVSEEFGFILPEPLQKLPPYYQPWMDIALHVPELVHSHELRSHINKMPLLSTEFLQKHRELRLAHLALSMMTMGYVWQEGESDTVDILPCNLAVPYWEVSQQLGLPPILTHADAVLANWRKKDPEGSFDMENLELLVSLPGGDSVKGFFLVTLLVELAAVPALRSIPVVINGVRCDDSEAVARGLENISQSIQDMTDALRLMQVYVEPSVFYGIMRIYLSGWKDNLCMPNGLVYEGIQTEPMEYSGGSAAQSSLLHCFDELLGIKHEEKSSSFLARMRSYMPPAHKQLIQDISLQKSLRSFAQQQASDHLNQAYHFCVSKLLALRSYHINIVSRFITVPAARARQLRNQRQDLVGEMISRAPTALEERGTGGSGIMTFLKTVRDHTKDALKH; the protein is encoded by the exons ATGGCGTCCCCTGAAACAGACCCCACAAGTCCTTTCACTCTAGACCCTTACCATGTTTCTGAGGAATTTGGCTTTATCCTTCCGGAGCCTCTG CAAAAGCTTCCACCGTACTACCAGCCATGGATGGATATTGCATTGCATGTCCCAGAGCTTGTGCACAGTCATGAGTTGCGCTCCCATATTAACAAG ATGCCGCTGCTGAGCACCGAGTTtctgcagaaacacagagagTTACGGCTGGCCCACCTGGCCCTCAGCATGATGACCATGGGATATGTCTGGCAGGAGGGGGAGAGTGACACAGTTGAC ATACTGCCATGTAACCTGGCTGTTCCATACTGGGAAGTGTCACAGCAGTTAGGACTTCCTCCAATTCTCACTCATGCAGATGCAGTATTGGCTAACTGGAGGAAGAAAGATCCAGAGGG GTCTTTTGACATGGA GAACCTGGAGTTGCTGGTCAGCCTCCCAGGAGGAGACAGTGTCAAAGGCTTCTTCTTGGTCACTCTGCTGGTGGAGCTGGCAGCAGTTCCTGCTCTAAGG AGCATCCCTGTTGTCATCAATGGAGTCAGATGTGATGACAGCGAGGCTGTAGCCAGAGGCCTCGAGAATATCAGCCAGTCCATACAGGACATGACTGATGCGCTCAGACTGATGCAAG TGTATGTGGAGCCTTCAGTGTTCTACGGCATTATGAGGATCTACCTTTCTGG GTGGAAAGACAACCTTTGTATGCCAAATGGGTTGGTTTATGAAGGGATACAGACAGAACCCATGGAGTACTCCGGAGGGAGTGCAGCACAAAGCAGCCTGCTGCACTGCTTTGATGAACTTCTAGGAatcaaacatgaagaaaaaagta GTTCCTTTCTCGCCCGCATGAGGAGCTACATGCCACCTGCTCACAAGCAACTGATCCAGGATATCTCTTTGCAAAAGTCATTGAGGAGTTTTGCACAGCAGCAGGCCAGTGACCACCTAAATCAGGCCTATCATTTCTGTGTCTCAAAGCTGTTGGCTCTGCGCAGCTACCACATCAACATCGTGAGCCGTTTCATCACTGTACCTGCTGCCCGTGCTCGACAACTCCGTAACCAGAGGCAGGACTTGGTGGGGGAGATGATCAGCAGAGCTCCCACAGCATTAGAGGAGAGGGGTACTGGTGGTTCTGGCATCATGACCTTCCTAAAAACAGTGAGGGACCACACAAAAGATGCTCTAAAACACTAA